The genomic region AGCAGCTCGACCAGGAAGACAGCCGCGGCCGTCCCGGCCAGCATGCCGAACGTCTGCGACGGGCTGAGCAAGCTGAACGGAGGGGCCAGGTCGACGCCGGTGCCGATCAGCAGCGAGAGCTGGGGCGCGGCGACCGCGGCCGCGACCAGTACGCCGGTCCACCAGGCGCGGCTGACCGTGCGAGCGAACGTGGCGAAGACGAGCAGGCCGACCACGAGCAGCGGCAGCAGCCAGAGCCGGTAGAGCACCACGATCGGCGACAGCTTGGTGATGTCGACCGCGGCGGCCATGTCGGCGTTCGCGAACCAGTGGTAGTCCAGGGACAGCCCGGCGACCTGGGGCAGCTCCGGCGGCACCGCCCGGGTCAGCTCGTTCACCATCGAGAGGTGGAACAGCAGGTCCGGGTAGTACGCCGTACCGTCCGGTGGCATCGGGTGGTAGGCCAGCACGCCGTGGGTGGCGCCGGCGAGCATCACCGCGGCGGCGCCGGCCAGACCCCAGGTCCATGCCGGCGGCAACGGATCCGGCTCGGCGATCCGCCAGTGGCGGCGCAGACCTGGAACCGCCGCGAACAGGACCAGCGTCAGCGCCGGCCAGACGACCAGCGCGCTCTGCCAGCCGATCAGCGTGAACAGTGCCCAGCCGAGCAACTGATGGGTGATGCCGACCACCGAGCCGAGACCGAAGTCCTCGGCCCAGTTGCCGGTACTGCGCCAGAGCGCGCGCAGCAGCAGGATGCCGGGCAGGGCGACGCAGGCAGCGAAGTACAGGGCGTACCTGAGCACCGCGCCGAACGGTACGTCGACGGTGAGCAGGCCGACGAGTGCGACGAGAAGAGGCAGCAACCACGGCAGAAGGCGCAGTGCCGGTCGGGCGGAACGCGCCGTTCGACCGGTGGGCGGAAGGTCGACGAGCGTCAACTGCGTGCGGTCTCCTGCTCGAGGGACTGGTGTCCCGGGTCCTCGAGGCTGTCGTAGCCGACCAGGAACTGCGGCCGCTTCTGGCTGGACTGGAACAACCGGGCCACGTACTCACCCAGCAACCCCAGACACAGCAACTGAATCGCACCGATCACCGCGACCGCCAGCACCGTCGACGTCCACCCAGGAATGCTCTGACCCGTCAACTTCGTCACCAGCGCGCCGATCACGAACACCACCGACAACAACCCACCCAGCAACCCCAACCAGGTCGCCAACCGCAGCGGCGCCGCCGAGAACGCGGTCACACTGTCAAAGGCCAACCGCAGCATCTTGCTCACGTTGTACTTCGTCACACCCGCCGCCCGCTCGGCCCGCACGTACGACACCTCAGCGCTCGGAAAACCCAACCACGGAATCACCAGCCGAAACACCCGGCCGTCCTCGGGCAGCGCATTCACCGCGTCGACCACCCGGCGCGACACCAACCGGAAATCACCCGCGTCGAACGGAATGTCCTTGCCCACCAGCCGGCACATCAACCGGTAATACATCCGCGCAGTCGTCCGCTTCGCCCACGTATCACTCGACCGGTCCGAACGCACGCCGTACACAACATCCACGTCCTTGTCCCGCGCCGCGCTCAGCAGATCGGCGATCACCTCCGGCGGGTCCTGCAAATCGGCGTCGATCGTGACCAGATACTCCCCCCGCGCCCGACGGAAACCGGCCGACAACGCGGCCTGGTGACCAGAGTTGCGCAGCAGCCGGACGAGACGCAGCTGGGGCCAGTCCGCAGCGGCGGCAAGCAGCAGCGACGCGGTCGCGTCCCGGCTCCCGTCGTCGACCACCAGCACCTCGTAGGTCACCCCGAGGCCGTCGAGCAGGGGCCGCATCCGGTCGAAAAAGATCGGCAGCACCTCCTCCTCGTCGTACATCGGGACGACGACGGACAGGTCCACCACGGTCTCCCCCACGATCAACTGCTTCCTTCCGCTCCGGCCCACAACTGCTTAGAACGCTGCCCACGGCGAAAAAGATGCGTTCTCCGCCGGATTGGCAGCTAGTTGCCGTCCGCCCGTACTGCCGCCGGGGCGGCCGAGCCAAGTTCTCACCGCCACGTCCACGCCGGTTCAGCTCGCGTTCAGGCCGGGGAGACCGCGACGGCGCCGGTCCGGCGCGGGTCGCCGACGGCTTCCAGCCCGGTGCCCGGTGCCCAGAACGCCGCCGCCACCCCGCCGAAGTACATCGAGTGCGGCGGCATCGGCCGGACCGGCAGGTGGGTGGTCGCCGCGGTGACGTCGAGATCGTCCTCGTGGTCGACCACCACGTCCGCGCGGACCCGGACGTGCAGGCGCGGGTACTCGACCGCTTCCCGCAGGGACAGGCCACCGTGCGTGTGCAGAGCGTAGGTCTGCGCGATGGCGGTCGGGATCCGGTCCGAGCCGGGCGAGCTGATCGCGAGCACCGCGCCGTCGCTGTCGCGGCGGGCGACGCTGGGCGCCATGTTCGAGGTGAGCCGGGTGCCGGGCGCGAGGCTGTGCGGACCGCCGTGCAGCAGTTCCTGCTCGCCGAGCGCGTTGTTCAGCCAGATGCCCGTACCGGGCGTCATCACGCCGGAGCCGTAGCCGGACGACACGGTGATCGCGCACGCGTCGCCCTCGTCGTCGACCACCGAGACCGTCGCCGTACTGGGCGAGGTGAGCGCGCGCAGGTCGCCGGCCGAGGCCAGGTCGAGCAACTGCTGACCGGCGAGCCGCCGGACGTCCTCCTCGTCGAGCTCGGCGAGCCGGCGCCCGAAGATCGCGTGCTGCACGTCGATCAGCCGCTCCAGCTCGGGTTGGGTCCACCCGCCCTGAGCCGGTACGCCGGCCAGCAGCGCGAGCATCGCCGCGACCGCGACTCCACCGACCGCCGGCGGTGGGTTGGTCGCCAGCACCCAGCCGTCCTGCTTGACCACCAGCGCCGGCCGGACCACCGCCTCGTACGCCGCGAGGTCCTCGGCGGTCAGGATGCCGTCGTTGGCGGCCATGTCGTGGACCAGCAGGCGGGCCAGCTCGCCGGTGTACATCGTCTCGGCGCCGGCCTCGGCGATCAGCTGCAACGCGTCGGCCAGCTCGGGAATCACCACCGTGGTGCCGGCCGTGATCGTTCGGCCCTCGTCGTCGTGCACGACCCCGTGACTCGGCGGGTGCCAGCCGAAGATGAGGTCGTGGGTGTAGCCGAGGTAGTACCCCGACGTCCGGCTGAGCGGGAAGCCCTGCCGGGCGACCTCGATCGCGGGCCGGACGACCTCGCGCCACGGCGCCTTGCCCGACCGCCGGTGGGCCAGGTCGAGCGCCTTCATCCCACCGGGCGTGGCGACCGATCCGTGCCCGATCGTCGTCGTGGTGCCGCCGCCGTACTCGGTGGTGACGTCCCAGATGCCGCGGCCGAACCGGTGCTCCGGCAGGCCGCGGCCGGGCATCTCCACCCAGCCGTCGATGGTGACCGGCTCTCCGCCGGCCACCTGCAGCGTGACGAAACCACCGGACGCCGGCGAGACCACGCCGATCTCGTTCACCATCGTGACCAGGGTCGCGGCGATCGCCGCGTCCACCGCGTTGCCGCCCTCGGCCGCGACCCGCACGCCGGCGTCGGCGGCCGCCCGGTTGGGCGCGGCCACGGCCACCCGGGGACGCCCGCTCACCGAGCCCTCCGTCGCTGGTCCGTCAGCGACCCGGCGACCGGCCGGGCGCCGACGGGCCGATGCGGTCCGATCCCGTCGGCGGTCCCGTGCATCGGCTCAGCCGACTCGCTGGACGGCGGCGAAGCGATCGACCGCGACCTGGACGGCGGCCTGCCGGGTCTCGGCGACCTCGGACTCCTTCAGCGTGCGGTCCTGGGCGCGGAAGCGCAGCGCGAAGGCGAGCGACTTCTTGCCGTCGCCGATCTGCTCGCCGGTGTAGACGTCGAACAGCCGGATCGACTCCAGCAGCTCGCCGGCCCCCTCGGCCAGGGCGGCCTCGACCTCGGCCGCCGGGACGTCCGCGGCCACGATCAGCGCCACGTCCTCCTTGGCCACCGGGTACGACGAGAACGGCCGGGCCGTCACCGACGACGGGCCGGCGGCGATCAGCGCGTCCAGGTCCAGCTCGACGGCGCTCGACCGGGCCGGCAGACCGAACGCCTGGCAGACCTTCGGGTGCAGCTCACCGGCATGGCCGATCACCGTGCCACCGACCGACAGCTCGGCACACCGGCCCGGGTGCCACGGCGCGAGCTCGACGTTGCGCAGCACCGGCTCCACGCCGACGGCCGCTGCGACGGTGCGCGCGACCTGGACGGCGTCCGCCCAGGTGACCGGCTGCGCCTTGCCCCACCAGCCGGTGGGAGTCCGCGCTCCGGTGAGCACGGCGCCAAGGTGCAGCGGCTGCTCCGGCAGGGCGGCGTACAGGCTGTCGATCTCGGCGTCGGTCGGGCGCTGCGCCACCGACGGCAGCGGCGCGGGACCGGCGTCGCGCCGGGGCTTGAACACCAGGCTGGTCTGGAAGATCGCCAGGTCCGACGAGCCGCGGCCGACGTTGCGCTCGGCCGTGCGCAGCAGGGTCGGCAGCAGCGTCGTCTGCAGCGACGGCTCTTCGTCGGACAGCGGGTTGACCAGCGTGACCGTGCTCCGGCGCGGATCGTCGGCGGCCAGCCCCATCGCGTCGAAGTCGGCCTCGCCCACGAACGGGTAGGAGACCACCTCGCTCAGCCCGGCGCCGACCAGCGCGGTCGCGATCCGCCGGCGACGGCGCTGGGACACCGTCAGGCCCTGGCCGCCCGGCGCGGACGGCAGCACCGACGGCACGTTGTCGTAGCCGAACAGCCGGATGACCTCTTCGGCGAAGTCGTTCGGGTCCCGCAGGTCCGGCCGCCACGACGGCGGCGTCACCGTGAGCAGATCGGTGCCGGTCAGCTGGTCGGCACCGGCCGCGCCGGCGGTCAACGAGCCACCCGCGAACGCCGCACTCACGGCGAACTCGATCTCTCCTCCGGACGGATCCCCGGCGAACGTCGTGCTCGCTTCCGACCCGACGGCGAAAGCGGACGCCTTCGCACCGGCCGGGGCGGTGGCGACCGTGCAACCGACCGACCGCAGGTGACGCACGGTGTGCTCGATCGGGATCGGCGCGCCGGCGACCCGGGCCGCATGGTCGGCGCGGAACACGACCGGCGTCGGCTGCGCGTGCGTGTCGACGACCGTCTCGTCCGGCAGGATCGTGCCACCGGCCAGCTCGGCGAGCAGGTCGGCGACCCGCTGCGCGGCGTACCGCGGCAGGGCCGGGTCGGCACCGCGCTCGAACCGGCGCGACGCCTCCGACGACAGTTTGTGCCGGCGGGAGGCGCGGGCGATCACGATCGGGTCGAAGTGCGCCGCCTCGATCACCACGTCGGTGGTCGCGGCGGAGATCTCGGTCGACGCGCCGCCCATCACGCCGGCGATGCCGATCGGGCCGGAGTCGTCGACGATCAGCAGGTCCTCGGCGTCCAGCTCCCGGGTCTGGTCGTCCAGCGTCATCAGCTTCTCGCCGGCGTTCGCCCGGCGGACCACGATGTCGCCGCTCAGCCGGGCCTGGTCGTAGCCGTGGATCGGCTGGCCCAGCTCCAGCATCACGTAGTTGGTGACGTCGACGCCGATCGAGATCGGGCGCATGCCGGCCGCGGTCAGCCGCTGCTGCAGCCAGCGCGGCGACGGGGCCGTCGCGTCGATCCCGGTCACGGTCCGGGTGACGAAGACGCTGCACGCGGCCGCGTCGTCCACCCGCACCGGGTAGCCACCCTGCTGCTCGCCGGTCAGGGTCAGCGCGGCCGGGTCCTTCAGCTCCACCCCGTAC from Kribbella flavida DSM 17836 harbors:
- a CDS encoding glycosyltransferase family 2 protein, translating into MGETVVDLSVVVPMYDEEEVLPIFFDRMRPLLDGLGVTYEVLVVDDGSRDATASLLLAAAADWPQLRLVRLLRNSGHQAALSAGFRRARGEYLVTIDADLQDPPEVIADLLSAARDKDVDVVYGVRSDRSSDTWAKRTTARMYYRLMCRLVGKDIPFDAGDFRLVSRRVVDAVNALPEDGRVFRLVIPWLGFPSAEVSYVRAERAAGVTKYNVSKMLRLAFDSVTAFSAAPLRLATWLGLLGGLLSVVFVIGALVTKLTGQSIPGWTSTVLAVAVIGAIQLLCLGLLGEYVARLFQSSQKRPQFLVGYDSLEDPGHQSLEQETARS
- a CDS encoding gamma-glutamyltransferase; the encoded protein is MSGRPRVAVAAPNRAAADAGVRVAAEGGNAVDAAIAATLVTMVNEIGVVSPASGGFVTLQVAGGEPVTIDGWVEMPGRGLPEHRFGRGIWDVTTEYGGGTTTTIGHGSVATPGGMKALDLAHRRSGKAPWREVVRPAIEVARQGFPLSRTSGYYLGYTHDLIFGWHPPSHGVVHDDEGRTITAGTTVVIPELADALQLIAEAGAETMYTGELARLLVHDMAANDGILTAEDLAAYEAVVRPALVVKQDGWVLATNPPPAVGGVAVAAMLALLAGVPAQGGWTQPELERLIDVQHAIFGRRLAELDEEDVRRLAGQQLLDLASAGDLRALTSPSTATVSVVDDEGDACAITVSSGYGSGVMTPGTGIWLNNALGEQELLHGGPHSLAPGTRLTSNMAPSVARRDSDGAVLAISSPGSDRIPTAIAQTYALHTHGGLSLREAVEYPRLHVRVRADVVVDHEDDLDVTAATTHLPVRPMPPHSMYFGGVAAAFWAPGTGLEAVGDPRRTGAVAVSPA
- a CDS encoding phenylalanine--tRNA ligase subunit beta — encoded protein: MRVPLSWLREYVELPDGVTGRQVAEKLIRAGLEVETVDESDLTGPLVVGKVLSYEPEPQKNGKTIRWCSLDIGKDEPQWVVCGADNFEVGDLVVVVLPGAVLPGGFAISARKTYGHVSAGMICSSSELGLGDDGSGGIVVLQPGEGTPGDDAIELLGLRDDVLDIAVTPDRGYCLSIRGVAREAATAYGVELKDPAALTLTGEQQGGYPVRVDDAAACSVFVTRTVTGIDATAPSPRWLQQRLTAAGMRPISIGVDVTNYVMLELGQPIHGYDQARLSGDIVVRRANAGEKLMTLDDQTRELDAEDLLIVDDSGPIGIAGVMGGASTEISAATTDVVIEAAHFDPIVIARASRRHKLSSEASRRFERGADPALPRYAAQRVADLLAELAGGTILPDETVVDTHAQPTPVVFRADHAARVAGAPIPIEHTVRHLRSVGCTVATAPAGAKASAFAVGSEASTTFAGDPSGGEIEFAVSAAFAGGSLTAGAAGADQLTGTDLLTVTPPSWRPDLRDPNDFAEEVIRLFGYDNVPSVLPSAPGGQGLTVSQRRRRRIATALVGAGLSEVVSYPFVGEADFDAMGLAADDPRRSTVTLVNPLSDEEPSLQTTLLPTLLRTAERNVGRGSSDLAIFQTSLVFKPRRDAGPAPLPSVAQRPTDAEIDSLYAALPEQPLHLGAVLTGARTPTGWWGKAQPVTWADAVQVARTVAAAVGVEPVLRNVELAPWHPGRCAELSVGGTVIGHAGELHPKVCQAFGLPARSSAVELDLDALIAAGPSSVTARPFSSYPVAKEDVALIVAADVPAAEVEAALAEGAGELLESIRLFDVYTGEQIGDGKKSLAFALRFRAQDRTLKESEVAETRQAAVQVAVDRFAAVQRVG